A segment of the Streptomyces sp. NBC_00376 genome:
GCCGATCGCCCCACCGAGGCTGCGGAAGAACGACAGCACCGAGGTCGCCGCACCCAGCTCCGACGCGGGCACGTCGTTCTGGGCCGCCAGCACCAGGTTCTGCATCAGCATGCCGACGCCCACGCCGAGCACCACCATGTACACACTGAGCAGCCCGAACGAGGATTCCGCGCTGATCGTGGACAGCAGGCCCATGCCCGCGGTCATGATGATGCCGCCCGCGATCAGGAAGCCCTTCCACTTGCCGCGGGCCGAGATGATCTGCCCGGCGACCGTTGTGGAGATCATCAGACCGAGGATCATCGGCAGGCTCATCAGGCCGGCGACGGTCGGCGTCTTGCCGAGCGAGATCTGGAAGTACTGGGAGAGGAACACCGTGCCGCCGAACATGGCCACGCCCACCAGCAGGCTCGCCACGGTCGTCAGCGTCACGGTGCGGTTGCGGAAGATGCCCAGCGGGATGATCGGTTCCTTGACCACGGACTCGACCAGTACCGCGGCAGTCAGCAGGACCACACCGGCGGTGACCAGGACGGCGGTCTGCCACGACGCCCAGTCGAACCGGTTGCCCGCGAGGGTCACCCACAGCAGCAGGGCGCTGACCCCGCTCATGATGAGGACGGCGCCGAGGTAGTCGATCTTCACTTCCCGGCGGACCGTGGGCAGCTTCAGGGTCAGTTGGAGCAGCGCGATCGCGAGCAGCGCGAACGGCACGCCGATGAAGAAGCACCAGCGCCATCCCAGCCAGGAGGTGTCCACGAGCACACCGCCGATGAGCGGTCCCGCGACGGTGCCGACGGCGAACACGGCACCGAAGATGCCCGAGTAGCGGCCGAGTTCACGCGGCGGAATGATCGCCGCCATCACGACCTGGGCGAGCGCCGTGAGACCGCCCGCTCCGATGCCCTGCACCACACGGCTCACGATGAGCAGGCCGACGCTGTGCGAGAAGCCGGCGACCAGCGAGCCGACGATGAACATCGAGAGGGACAGCTGGATGAGCAGCTTCTTGTCGTAGAGGTCGGACAGCTTGCCCCAGATCGGAACGGTCGCAGTCATCGCCAGAAGCTCCGCGGTGACCACCCAGGTGTACGAGGACTGGGTGCCGTGCAGGTCGGCGATGATGCGGGGAAGTGCGTTGGAGACCACGGTGGAGGCCAGGATGGCCACGAACATGCCGGCCATCAGGCCGGACATGGCCTGGAGTATCTGACGACGCGTCATGGCTGGTGCGGCCCCCTCGGGCGCACCGGCCGTGCCGGCTTCGGGTGTGACGGCAGCGCTCATCGGCTGGCGTTCCTCATTCTCTGGTTTCTCGGTCGAACGGCCCCGGGCGGGGCCTTCGGATGTGCCTCAGTCGTTCAGACCGGCGGCCAGCGAGGCGAAAGCCTCGCGATAGATGCTCTGGAACGTGCGAGTACGGCCGGAGGCCACCCAGAGCTCCACGGCGGCGCGCACGGCGGCGATCGTCGCGAGCGCGAGCAGCCGGGGGCGGAGATCGGTATCGGGGTCCCGGCCGAGGCGCTCGGCCACGGCGGCGACCAGCGCGCGTTCGTCCGCGCCCTGGGCGGCCAGGAATCCGGACAGCAGTGCAGGACTCTTCCTGAGCACGGCCATCTGGAGCTCCCAGCGTTCGTGGTCCTCCTCGATGTGGGCGAGCTCCTGGCCGACCGCCTCGCGCAGGGCGTTGAGTGCCGTGAGTTCCTCCGGTGCGTTGAGCACCGCGCGACGGGTCCGCTCGGCGTTGTCGTGGTTCGGGCGGGTGATCGCGTCCTCGAGGCACGGGAAGTAGTTGAAGAAGGTGCGCACGGAGACGCCGACCGCATCGGTGACCGCTTCCACGGTCACGTTCTCGATCCCGCGGTCCGCGGCCATGCGCAGCGCCGCGTCCGCGAGTGCGTCGCGTGTCGCGCGCTTCTTGCGCTCGCGCAGCCCGAGAGCCGTGTCGTCGGCGCTGTCGGCATTGTCGGCGCTCATGAAGTGCATGCTATGCAAGTTTGCGTGCTGCGCAAAATTATTCTCGGGCGTTCGCACCCCCGGCCGTGTGCCCGCCAGGGGCGGGATCGGGGTGGTACGGCGAAAGTCCGGTGCCCACGGCCGACCGAATGATCCTCTACTGTGTCGCCTCATGACACTCCTGGTCATCGGCGGCAGTGGTTTCCTGGGTACCGAGCTGGTCCGCCGGGCGGTGGCGGCGGGGTACACGACGGCCGCGACCTTCGCGACCGGCGCCGGCGGCACCGCGGAGGCCACCTGGCACGCCCTCGACCTGCGCGCCCCCGATCGCGTCGAAGCGGTCGTGGCCGAGGTGGGACCGCGCGTGATCATCAACGCGACGAGCAGCAGATCCGACTGGACGGTCACGGCGGAGGGTCCTGTCCGGCTGGCAATGACCGCGGCGAAGTACGGCAGCCGCCTGATCCATGTATCGAGCGACGCGGTCTTCTCCGGTACCCGCGTCCACTACGACGAATCCTGCCTCCCCGACCCTCTTACTCCTTACGGTGCGGCGAAAGCAGCGGCGGAGACGGGCGTCCGCCTCCTGCACGCCGATGCCGTCATTGCCCGTACCTCACTGATCATCGGCGACGGCCGACGTTCCGAGCACGTACGCGCGGTGCACGGCCTCGCGGCCGGGACCCGCGACGGAGTCCTGTTCACCGACGACATCCGATGCCCGGTGCATGTCACCGACCTGGCCGCCGCCCTGCTGGAACTCGCCTACGACGACTCGAAGGGCGTTCACCATCTGGCGGGAACCGACGCCGTGAGCCGTCACGAGCTCGGCATCCTCATCGCCCGGCGCGACGGGCTCGACGCCTCCCGCCTGCCCGCGGGTCTGCGGGCCGAAAGCGCACTTCCCGGGGGACTCGACATCCGCCTCGACAGCCGTACCACCCAGCGGAGGCTGCAAACGACACTGCGCGGTGCCCGCCGGTTCCTCGCCGTGGCGGCTTGAGGCAGACGGACGGGGGACGTCCCCGGGGGCGTCCCCGCCGCCCGGGAGTGTCCCCTGCGCTCATCCCGCCCCGGAATCCGCTCAGGGGGTCTCGTGCGCCGAGGCCGGGTACACCACCCCGTCCGCGGAGAGCAGTTCGTCGAGCCGCTCGGTGAGGTCCTGGGCGAGCAGCGGTCCGCCGTCCGCCGAGCGGATGCCCGGGGTCTCACCCGTCAGCACCCGCCCCACGCGGCCGCGTCCCGCGCTCAGCACCTCGCCCGTGACCGGTACGTCATCCGCGAGGAGCGCGGCCACGACCGGCGCGACCGCCTCGGGCGGCGCCTGCTCCCGCATCCGCTCCAGCACCTCCGCCGGCACGCCCTCGGTCGCCGCCGACATCCGTGACCAGGCCACCGGAGCCACCGCATTGACACGGATACCGTGGGGGGCGCCCTCGGCGGCCAGCGTCCGCGTCAGCCCCACGATCCCCGCCTTGAGCAGGGAGTACGCGGCGTTCCCGGCCATTCCGTACAGACCGGCCGCCGAGGTGACCAGGACGACCCGGCCCCGTCCGCTCTCCGTGAATCGGGGCCAGGCGGCCCGTACCAGCCGCCAGGCGCCGAGGGAGTGAATGGCCGTCATCCGCTCCAGCAGCGCCTCGTCGATGTCGGTGAAGTCCAGCCCGGGCCGGTAGATCCCGGCGTTCGCCACGATCCCGTCGACGGAGCCGAACTCGGCGCACGCCAGATCGATCAGGGACTGCGTCCCCTCGATACCGCTCGCGTCCGCGGTGCTCGCGACCGCCGTCTGGCCCGCCGCCCGGATCTCCTCGACGACCTGCGCCGCCGGGCCCGAGTCCTCGCTCCCGGTGCCGTCCGTCGCCGTTCCCAGGTCGTTGACGACGACATGGGCGCCGCGCGCGGCGAGGTCCAGGGCATAGGCCCGGCCGAGTCCGCGGCCCGCGCCCGTGACGACGACGGAGCGCCCGTCCAGCCTCAGCGTGTCCCGCCTCACGCCGACACCTCCGTACCCAGCGCGAAGCCCTGGTAGCCGGACCGGGCCACTTCCTCGCACCGCTCCCGATAGTTGTTGAGCCCGCCCGCGTACGGCATGAACACCCGTGCCTTTCCTTCCACGTTGGCGCCCACGTACCAGGAGTCGGCACGCGGGTAGAGCGTCGTGTCGGCGACCTCGTTGACATGGGCGACCCAGGAGTCCTGTGCCTCCGGCCGCGCCTCGATCCGCTCCACACCGTCCTCGCGCAGCTGCCGCAGGCAGTCCACGATCCATTCGACGTGCTGCTCGACCGCCCGCACCATGTTGACCAGCACCGAGGGGCTGCCGGGCCCGGTGACCGTGAGCAGGTTGGGGAAGCCGGCCACCGAGAGACCCAGGTAGCTGCGCGGTCCCGAGGCCCACTGTTCCTTCAGGGCCCGGCCGCCCGTCCCGCGGATGTCGATGCGGGTGAGCGGACCGGTCATGGCGTCGTAGCCGGTGGCCAGCACCAGGACATCGGCCGGGTACGTGCCGGCTTCGGTGCGGATGCCGTCCTCGGTGATCTCCACGAGCGGTTCGGCCCGCAGGTCGACGAGATCGACGTTCTCGCGGTTGTACGTGGAGAAGTAGCCCGTGTCGACGCAGATGCGTTTGGTGCCGATGGGGTAGTCCACCGGGACGAGCTTGCGTGCCGTCTCCGGGTCGTCCACGGCGTCCCGGATCTTCTCGCGGACGAACTCGGCGAGGTGGTCATTGGCCTTCCCGTCCGTGAGTATGTCGTTGAAGACCGACATGATCTCGGTCCCGCCGATGGCCCACTTGCGCTCGAAGGCGGACCGGCGCTCCTCCTCGCCCACGTCGAGGGCCGAACGGCCGGTGGAGGCGATGTAGAAGCCGGAGAATCCCGTACGGGCATAAGTGCGCAGCTCCTCCAGCTCCGTCTTGGCCCGCCAGCTCTCGCGGCCCGAAAGCGGCCGGTTGCGGGCCGGCAGGCTGTAGTTGGGGGTTCGCTGAAAGACAGTCAAGTGAGCTGAATTCGAAGCGAGTTCGGGTACGGCCTGGATGCCGGAGGAGCCCGTTCCGATGACGGCGACGCGCTTGCCGGCGAGGTCCACGCCCTCGTGCGGCCAGCGGCCGGTGTGGTGCACCTCGCCGCCGAACGTGCCGAGACCGGGCAGGTCGGGGATGCGGGATGCGGACAGGCAGCCCACGGCGGTGACGAGGAACCGTGCCCTGGCGCGGCGGCCGGTATCGGTGGTCAGGAGCCATGTCCTGCCCTCCTCCTCCCAGACGGCCGAGACCACCCGCGTCTCGAAGGAGATCATCGGCCGCAGGTCGAAGCGGTCCGCGACGTGTCCGGCGTAGCGCAGGATCTCGGGCTGGGTGGCGAAGCGCTCGGACCAGTCCCACTCGGCGTGCAGCTCGGCGGAGAACGAGTAGCAGTAGTCCAGGCTCTCGACGTCGCAGCGGGCTCCGGGATAGCGGTTCCAGTACCACGTGCCGCCGACGTCGTCGCCCGTCTCGAAGGCGTGGCAGCTGAACCCGTGCGCGCGCAGCTGGTGCAGGGCGTAGAGGCCGCCGAACCCGGCGCCGACGACGAGTGCGTCGTACTCCGGAACGGTGGTTGCTGAGTCGGTCATGTGCGGCTCCTTGAGTGGGGGGAGGGAGTGGGTTCCTTCAGGCGTTTCTTCAGACGGCGAGGCCGCGACGCAGCGCGTCCAGCGCGCCCTCGGTCATGCGGCGGGTCACGGCCGTGTCCGGCACGAAGCCGGCCGCGCCGTGGAAGGTGCCGGGAAACAGGTGCAGTTCGGTGGGGACACCGGCCTGTACGAGGCGCTGGGCGTAGTCGAGTCCCTCGTCGCGCAGTGGGTCGAGGTCGCTCACGGCGACGTACGCGGGCGGCAGCCCCGACAAGTCCTCGGCGCGGGCGGGCGCGGCATAGGCGGGCACCGGGGCGGCGGGGTCGCGGTCGGCCCCGAGGTAGGCCCGCCAGCTGTGCACGGCGTTGGTGCGGTTCCACACCGGCGTGTCGGTGAACTCCCGCATGGAGGGGGTGTCCAGGCGGTCGTCCAGCTCCGGTATGTCGAGCAGCTGGAAACACAACGCCGGTCCACCGCGGTCCCTGGCCAGCAGGGCGAGCGCGGCGGCGAGACCGCCCCCGGCGCTCATCCCGGCGACGGCGATCCGGGCCGGGTCCACCCCCAGGCCGTCGGCGTTCGCCGCCAGCCAATCCAGGGCCGCGTAACAGTCTTCGGTGGCGGCAGGATAGGGGTGCTCGGGGGCCAGCCGGTATCGCACGGAGACGACGACGGCGCCGAGTTCGGCCGCCCATCGCGCGGCGAGGGCCCGGTCCCCGTCACCCTCCTCCAGGATGAACCCGCCGCCGTGCACATAGAGCACGGCCGGCAGCCCGGTACCGGACCCCGCCGGACGGAAGACCGACATGGGAACCTCGGGGGCGCCAGGGGCCCCCACTACGCGGTGCTCGCT
Coding sequences within it:
- a CDS encoding MDR family MFS transporter, which gives rise to MSAAVTPEAGTAGAPEGAAPAMTRRQILQAMSGLMAGMFVAILASTVVSNALPRIIADLHGTQSSYTWVVTAELLAMTATVPIWGKLSDLYDKKLLIQLSLSMFIVGSLVAGFSHSVGLLIVSRVVQGIGAGGLTALAQVVMAAIIPPRELGRYSGIFGAVFAVGTVAGPLIGGVLVDTSWLGWRWCFFIGVPFALLAIALLQLTLKLPTVRREVKIDYLGAVLIMSGVSALLLWVTLAGNRFDWASWQTAVLVTAGVVLLTAAVLVESVVKEPIIPLGIFRNRTVTLTTVASLLVGVAMFGGTVFLSQYFQISLGKTPTVAGLMSLPMILGLMISTTVAGQIISARGKWKGFLIAGGIIMTAGMGLLSTISAESSFGLLSVYMVVLGVGVGMLMQNLVLAAQNDVPASELGAATSVLSFFRSLGGAIGTSALGAVLSHRVASEMAKGFGGAADNGGAGHGVPDLSTLPEPARQIVEHAYGVATADVFLIGAPFAFLALIAVLFIKEKPLKTQSGMERLAQENAAGGKSPATPAH
- a CDS encoding acyl-CoA-like ligand-binding transcription factor encodes the protein MHFMSADNADSADDTALGLRERKKRATRDALADAALRMAADRGIENVTVEAVTDAVGVSVRTFFNYFPCLEDAITRPNHDNAERTRRAVLNAPEELTALNALREAVGQELAHIEEDHERWELQMAVLRKSPALLSGFLAAQGADERALVAAVAERLGRDPDTDLRPRLLALATIAAVRAAVELWVASGRTRTFQSIYREAFASLAAGLND
- a CDS encoding SDR family oxidoreductase, whose translation is MTLLVIGGSGFLGTELVRRAVAAGYTTAATFATGAGGTAEATWHALDLRAPDRVEAVVAEVGPRVIINATSSRSDWTVTAEGPVRLAMTAAKYGSRLIHVSSDAVFSGTRVHYDESCLPDPLTPYGAAKAAAETGVRLLHADAVIARTSLIIGDGRRSEHVRAVHGLAAGTRDGVLFTDDIRCPVHVTDLAAALLELAYDDSKGVHHLAGTDAVSRHELGILIARRDGLDASRLPAGLRAESALPGGLDIRLDSRTTQRRLQTTLRGARRFLAVAA
- a CDS encoding SDR family NAD(P)-dependent oxidoreductase is translated as MRRDTLRLDGRSVVVTGAGRGLGRAYALDLAARGAHVVVNDLGTATDGTGSEDSGPAAQVVEEIRAAGQTAVASTADASGIEGTQSLIDLACAEFGSVDGIVANAGIYRPGLDFTDIDEALLERMTAIHSLGAWRLVRAAWPRFTESGRGRVVLVTSAAGLYGMAGNAAYSLLKAGIVGLTRTLAAEGAPHGIRVNAVAPVAWSRMSAATEGVPAEVLERMREQAPPEAVAPVVAALLADDVPVTGEVLSAGRGRVGRVLTGETPGIRSADGGPLLAQDLTERLDELLSADGVVYPASAHETP
- a CDS encoding flavin-containing monooxygenase; protein product: MTDSATTVPEYDALVVGAGFGGLYALHQLRAHGFSCHAFETGDDVGGTWYWNRYPGARCDVESLDYCYSFSAELHAEWDWSERFATQPEILRYAGHVADRFDLRPMISFETRVVSAVWEEEGRTWLLTTDTGRRARARFLVTAVGCLSASRIPDLPGLGTFGGEVHHTGRWPHEGVDLAGKRVAVIGTGSSGIQAVPELASNSAHLTVFQRTPNYSLPARNRPLSGRESWRAKTELEELRTYARTGFSGFYIASTGRSALDVGEEERRSAFERKWAIGGTEIMSVFNDILTDGKANDHLAEFVREKIRDAVDDPETARKLVPVDYPIGTKRICVDTGYFSTYNRENVDLVDLRAEPLVEITEDGIRTEAGTYPADVLVLATGYDAMTGPLTRIDIRGTGGRALKEQWASGPRSYLGLSVAGFPNLLTVTGPGSPSVLVNMVRAVEQHVEWIVDCLRQLREDGVERIEARPEAQDSWVAHVNEVADTTLYPRADSWYVGANVEGKARVFMPYAGGLNNYRERCEEVARSGYQGFALGTEVSA
- a CDS encoding alpha/beta hydrolase gives rise to the protein MPLPLPVDPELAPWLALLPALDVGDAAAARATVEAMGAAAPPFVLPEGVESSEHRVVGAPGAPEVPMSVFRPAGSGTGLPAVLYVHGGGFILEEGDGDRALAARWAAELGAVVVSVRYRLAPEHPYPAATEDCYAALDWLAANADGLGVDPARIAVAGMSAGGGLAAALALLARDRGGPALCFQLLDIPELDDRLDTPSMREFTDTPVWNRTNAVHSWRAYLGADRDPAAPVPAYAAPARAEDLSGLPPAYVAVSDLDPLRDEGLDYAQRLVQAGVPTELHLFPGTFHGAAGFVPDTAVTRRMTEGALDALRRGLAV